From Mastacembelus armatus chromosome 9, fMasArm1.2, whole genome shotgun sequence:
aattaacagtCAGTTTAGcaataacaaagaaaataaacaacagagtCTCTAAAACCTCTAAACAATGTGTTCCATCTGTGACCTTCACAAACAGCAGAACTGTTTTCTCAGTGAGGAGACTTTGTTCTCTTCCCACCAGAAAATAAATCCCATATGTTATTTAATGATTCATATTTGTACCACCTTATTTGTGAATTTGCATACCCATATTGTATACTCTGAAGAGGCTTCAATACAAAGATCTTATATGTGCATTAATTCAAAACCCTTGGATGATGTTTACAGTAATAATTTTGTGCCTGAGGCTTTCTATAGAGAATCAGTTCTTTAAAAAGCCCTTGAACCATTCATGGTGAGAATGAGAACTAAACTCTAACAGAGCAGATcaatcaaacacacataatAACCCTGCACATACAAAACCTGACTTGCACTGTCAGAAAAGGGTGTTTTCCAAGAAGCTTCAAGGAGTTAGTCATTGTTTGGATTTGTGCCATATGCTGACTTGACTATTCCATTTCCTGTTTATACTTTCCTCATCCTCAAAGCAAAACCTGGACCTAGATGGCATACGATAAAGAGCCGACTACCTCAGAGAGGGGCTTTAGAGAAGTGGGCGAGTCACTGCACAGTCACAATGGGGATCTTGACTTCTTCAGAAacatatcagtgtgtgtgtgtgtgtgtgtgtgtgtgtgtgtgtgtgtgtgtgtgtgaagcccTTACATGTCAGACAAATCATGGATTTATATGCATCATTCCAGATAACTAAGCTGTTTATTTAATCTGCCAGTGACTCACCTTCATGGGGCACGCAGTAAACTGGCCCCTCGTCTCCGCTCTCAAAGGAAGAGAAGGACTCCTGGGATGACCAGGAGGAAGGGGAGGGCTGCTCCGCCACAGAGGGGGGCTCGATGAAGCTGCAGTTGAAGATATTTTCTAGGTCGTGGTGGGCTACtgggaacagaaaacaaatggagAAGCCAAAGGGTCAGCCAGAGGATATTGTACCGTGTTTGAAGAACAACAGTCTGTTCTTTCTTACTCTGAACAACTTTGAGTTATAGAAAGTATCAGTTTAAATGAGCCTGCAAAAAATGGGTTTCATTGATATTGCACAAAAATTTCCAAAGACAATAACATGGATTTCTGAAAATGAACACAGATAATTTTCTGTATAAACTGTATGaggatttttatattttaatgccATTGCCAAAGCAATTCAGGTTTTCCAGGGTTTTATTCTAAGCAAAtcaaaagacagacagaaactgcATTCTGACCATGATCTAAGACGGAACGTGATAAGAGATACATTAAAAGATTACTACATTAAAGTACAAGACATTAGAACATATCACTTTActaaatcattcattcatttgtgaaTGAATGACTATGTAAGCTTTTCATATAAGTatttttaaaactcaaactACATGACAGAAAAGTATACATtctaattcaattaaaaaacatgaaggttaaaataaagcaaatattaTTAGGTTGgcaaaaagacaagaaacacCTGCTAGTCTTAACAGCttatttcttaaaatgttaattatttcTTCAAAATTGGTGGAGGTGTAAGAGCAGAAAGTCTCTCTTTAAAACAGTAACATACAGAATAATGTCTGATATACTGAAGCCATACTGACCCTTCAGTCATACTGTCTAAATATTAATGTCATGTGGTCTTTTCTAGAACTTAGGTGCTGAGTAGAATGAGCCACAAATTATCGTCTTCTTCCACTGAATCCACTCCCTCAGCAATATGTAGGTCATGTTTCTGTCTCGCTGTCTCCCTCTTGCTCTCTTCATCTTCCTTCCTGCCCTACAGACACTAAATTCTGCTGACCCTTCAGTCTCAGGACAGCTGTGGTTTCTGAGGAATGTTTGAGGTTGATCTTCCCATCTGGCGTGAAAAGTTTTGGCCTAAACTGTGCTGGGCGTTAACTTGACATGACCGACCACATCAGATGCCCCCGTTTACACGTCCAATGACACAGAGGTCCATACGTTTGTTTATACATCTGATAAAGCGTTCATGCAAGGAATCCCCTAAGTGTACCAGGACCCTGTTAAAGTTAGTGGAACAAATCCCAGTTCTTTAGTTTGAAATTTGACTGTAACTAAAAGGATGTACAACTTTCAGAGTTCTACAGAAACTATATATAAGTATGAGAAGTCTATGTGACACCGATTTCACACATTCTCACATCATCTCCTTTTGGCAGAGTTTGATATgcatatcattttaaaatactacaaaacaagaaacattcAAATACTTGCAGCAAAACCTTAACAATTTTTCTGTTTAGAGGTTCCTCTCACCATAAAGTGTAAACTGGACAAGAATGAATTTTTAACATAAACTGGTCTGGTGTTTATTCTCTAGGTTCCATCCATCTGCCTCACACCATATGACCTACTGCTgtgcacaacacaacacaatgacCAGACTTAGTCATGGTCAGTCAGAAGTGGGTTAtagaggctgtgtgtgtgtgtgtgtgtgtgtgcgtcacaTGTTTGTGAAAAGCTATTTTCAAGGAGCCTGATTTGCTCTTTCCTTGAGGGGGCTGAGTTTTATCTAGTTTTCCAAATCACAGATTTTGCCTATGAAGTTACTGGCCTCGAGGGAAGATCTGTTTGAAAATCTTGCTGACATACTAAAAATAATTATACTGACATAAACCATTGAGCCTCTAAAAGACTTACTTACAAATATCTAAACCTCTCAAGTACATGTCTGAGTGTGGGAGAGTAATGTCTTTGTGTTACTTGTACATTGGATAATGTCAACACAGGTGCAACATGTCTTCAGTAAGCAACTACAGATGTTGGTAGAAGGGGAAACAAAGACCAAGAATAACAAGTGTTTTGGAACTGAGAGTAGAGGGGACTTCCATCCAACATTGCTCATTTATGTGATTATTTAAGGATATCCTGTTTCTGCACCACAATAATGCCACCCAAGTCCCTCtacaaataattaattcatgACAAAAAGTATGTTGCCCAACTTCAGTGTAAGgaaaacataaatgaataaGACATGGTATGTCATCTGTCTGAACTTCTGCCCTTGAAGCACTGTGactgtgcagcagcaggcagataGGCAGAGACTCAGAGGGACTGAGGAATGTAGAGCAGCTATGCAAAGCCTTCAGTTAGGCTAGTCAACAAGCTAACACATGGCCATTTTGAAGCATTACTTGTATGAAGTGAAGCACAACTGCTGCCCTTAAAAGCTTCTCCCTCCAGACTGTGGATCTAGCAGGACAGATTGTTCTGCGGACTGGATGCCACTGTGATCCCTCCCTAACTACATGGAGGCCATTGCACAACAGGGTATTATTGACATGGCCAAGCTGTGGAGCTCCGCCACCACAGTTGCTCAGTGATGGGACAAGTTTACAGACTTGGGGCAGCAGTAGTCTAAAGGCTAAGGAGCTATGCTAGAACAAGGGGGCTGCAAGTTTAAATGCTTCAAACCTGGACACAAAATAGGGATATTAGTTGCCCATAATAATAAGAATCAGTATGTTTAGCTTGTAGTAGCCTGTGTCAGGTTTACATGACTGCATTTAGAGTCTGAacccaaaaaacacatacaccaTGACAACCAACATGGCCACCTCAGAATCTACAGATATCGTGATCTTTGATCATATTTATTAACAACTATACATTGCTGCAGCACACTATTAAAGCTCTATCTGAAACTCTTCTTTTGATTTAATTGATCATTTAAGAAGATTTGCTGGATAAATACAGATGAAAAAAGGTGGTGCTACTCTCAGCACTCACCCAAGGAGTAGGACACAGAAAATCTTGAACAGCCATGAATCTGTAGGGTGATAGGTGACAATGTGCTCTCTGAGGCTAACTCTGCTAACAGAGGAGTAAATATTGTCTATCCCCCACTCagaccttttttgttttgtctagCCACATCTGTTGCTGCTGACCCTGGTGTGGATAAATCACAGTTCTGACAAGGGCTGGGGTAAATTtgaccacttcctgtttccagcCCCATTGGGCCCCTTCTGGAATGTGGGTGTTCAGGACTGTGTAGTCCTAGTCACCGTTAAGAGTTTCTAAATGTTGGCAGACCACACGTCTCTGGGTAGCCCAACAGAAAGCAGCATAGAAGAGAAACACTGACCACGAGCATTAGCTTTGATTGCTGGtgtgaaaatctgtttttttcattttactgataTAAGGTACTCTTATTTATTGTCTGAATCTATAAAGGCCTAAAACTGATTTGTTGTTCTTTCttgcaatgaaaacaaatgtcaatATCTTTAAAATCACATGACGAAGCTCTTAACATATAAGCCTATTAATGTCTCACACTGTCATGACAAAGGCAACTCTCTCCAAGTGCAGTATTTTAAACTAAGGTAGAATGGGAACAGATTCTTAAATAATCAGCTGGATAACTGATCCAGGCACACACTGCTCAGTCATGGAAAGGAAACAGGGTCATTATGTTTTAAACCCCTTCCTTACAACAGTCGTCTTATGCTATTCACAATTAGGctatataaaacacaaaaagcagcaaattccCACATGTGCGAAACTGGAAGCAGGAAATGTTTGCTGTTGACTTTTAACAATCAATAAATTATAAGTTtgtgtaaaattattatttttccatgAAGGAAGTGATTATTCACTGCACGTCATATCTATAATCTGGCAACAAGTGACTATAATATGGCTGAATatagagtaaaaacacaaataacagaGGACTAATCATTTCTATAAGTTAAGTTATAACATCTATAGCTAACAGGAGCAAGATGAATTGAATTATTCATACAGATACTGTGTTAAATAGGCGTATCTCCCCTGGCTATAATAAAAAACCACGGAGTCACAGATCTGTCACACACCACGAGACGTCCACATGGAGCAGTAGAACTGCAGCATCCACCCAAACAGTACAGCCTTTGATAGCACATCACTCATCACCACCCAGGGCCCCCGACAACCACTGGCCTTCTTTTAATAACacagcctcctcctctgcccAAAGAAAAAATTTCTTGGGGAAGAAGATGATGGAAACAAGTACAGAAAACTGGAAGAAAAAAGCCCCAGTTTTGGGTTGTAATAATATGAACACATGGCATATGTGGGTGCCAAGAATAATAAGGAGCTCTAAAACCAGTGCATTCCTTTCAAATGAAACCCCATACTCGCCTGGCAGCCACCATACACTTTTCAACCCTATTCATCATCTAAGAGACAGACTAAGGTAGAACAGAGGGAAAATGCACACTGCCACTCATTGCCACTATCATCGGTGTCTCTGCTGTGTTAAGccaacaatatttaaaaaaggcTTACAGCTTCTGAAATCCCAGGTTTATTTCTTTGAGATCATCATTGCATATTAAATTCTGAATACTACTGCCTTTACATCTAAAGCTAATTATGCATTGACTGTTAAAGTTAAGAATGATGCAGCTCTAACATCTAGTGTTGTTGAAGAACTAGAGAGAAAGATTACATAAAGTACAACAGCTTCTGGCAACATGTTAGTGGGATATGAGAAAGAGTTTTGGGGCTTACCAACTACTTTGGGCAGTTTCTGTCGCTTCAGTGGAATACGGGGAAGTTTAGTGCTGATTCGGCTAAATCGTCCACACAGGATCCGCTTGGCTTTTTTGCTGTTGGTAGAGTTGTCTTGGTTAGGATTGAAAAGGGATGATGCCATGGAAAAGAAGCATATTTAAACTTGGCTCTGTGCCCCTTTTGAGGGCTCAGGGGCTGATCAAATTGCTACTCATTCTGTAATGTCAATACTCAGAAGTActcaaaatacaatttatatgcatttattcatttaacaaCCTCGTACCTGTGAGAAAAACTACAAAGTAAATATTTTCCTTAATTTTCATAACCAGTGCAAGCGTTCTATTAGGAACTCAAGCCCCCATCGTGGTCCTCTGAGGTGAAGACACGTGTCACTCACTTGTGGTCGTCTTTGTGTCgacacaggcagcagcagcacagcaacGAGAGGAGGACAATCAGTAAAAAGGAGACCAGGGATCCAGCTGCGATCACACCCATCCGCTGGTTGGGTTCTGAAAGACAAGATGCAGTGAAATCTTGGTGTGCCACAGGGATGCTCTGAGTGCCAGTTTCAACAAATCCCTCTCTTCATCACCACTAAGACTAAAGACCTTGGCATTCAGATGACTGGAGTCGAGGGTTTCAGTGATTGTCTGTAATCTTTATTAATCTTAGCTTTGATAAAGAGATTGTATGGTTCTGTGTATTCACAACAAATATTCACTATTCACTAATATCACGTCCCTCAATACATTGGATTATTTACAATTTTACTGCGGCAGGACCCTCCTCCCCTCACCCTCTTTTTACTAAAAACCCCTCACCATAACTCTTCATTAGATGATTTAGTACCTCTCCCTCTTCAAGTGGGATACACCCCAAATGTAATTTGGCTCATGGTGAGACTGAAGAAGGATGAATAGTTGTTGCCCTGAGGTCTTTATACTGTTACATAAGGCTGGCTGTTGTTTGGCAGCCTGGGTGTCGCATGTtgctgattgtgtgtgtgtgtgtttgtgtgtgtgtgggtctgtgatATCACTGAcccacctgctgctgcccaTCACGTTTACTGGCCAAAATCCCTGCTACCTTTTATATCCTGTACAATGATATTCTCTCTGACTGCCTCAAATCCGATTTCCAAACCATCcagtttttctcctttcctctctgtctcccttccaagtcctccttttctctttcctcttctccctcttgtactttatttcttcttccttcctctgtccctctctctctgactgGACAGGAATAGAGCCAACAAACACAGCCATAAAAAGGACACCAGTCTGGGTCTGGAAACACGATCAAGGCCTTGCTACGTTAACTCTCCCActacacacactgacctgaaTAGATGTATTTGTTAGTACTTGTGTACAGCCAACAATTAGACACAGTCAGCATTAATAGCATCTGGCTTTTTTGACAAACCATTTCAGATGGTTAGAAATGTTTGTGCAGAAATATCAGTTTTGTctcagaaaaagaacattatttaaaaaaaaaaaaaaaaaaatcagtgctgCTCACAGAAAACCCTTTAAAAACATAACCACAAAGCATGAGCTTGCTCTTACGGAGATAGCAGGCACCAGACACTGGATCACAGTTCTTGTCATGGCAAGAGCAGGTTTGGTTGCAGTTCACACCATACTGGCCAGGTTGACAGGTCATATTGCAGCTTGAGCaaagagaagagacaaaagCAACATCTGTTTAATGTTCATTCCAAGTGACAGATGCTTTAAATGGgacataggaaaaaaaaaagaataaacaggATCAGTTCCTGGTTTGTAGAGGCTTCACTTTTCTAATTCAAGACTGGTTTATCAGTATCTGTAAAAAGTATGCCTCAAATCTCACTCCTTCTAATCCCAagatatatatgtttgtgtgacaAATGTAATATGAAAGGCGTCAGTCCCTTTCACTGTGCATTGTGTGCTGCCGAAGGCATAAACATAAAGTTTTTGAGTATGAGGTGTCTTATGACTTACTATATGCCATAAAACCCCGGGTCACACAGGCACTCTCCTGTGGCAACATGACAGATGCCGTTAAAACAGTGACTGCAGTTGTTCTCACAGTTCTCACCATACGTGCCGTTTGGGCAACGCACCTCGCACCTATCACACACAGAAGGAATGTCAGGATTACAGTCATTTTCAAACTTAGCAGTGTGAGTCAGGGACATTATCACAGTGTGAAAAATGGTCCTGCAGTAGCAGTTTGTTAAACGCAATGCCAACATGTTTTTAACATTGGAAATGATAAAGCTCTATAAGAACAACGAAACTCTGACTGaactaaaaaaatgttttgggatgtttcttttaaatattttttaactttattgtgtgttttcctacctGTCCCCAATCCAGCCAGGGTTACAGTGAGAGCACTTGCCATGAATGTGGTCACAGTGGTGACCGTCTTTACAGGTGGGACACACTTCCTGGCAGTTTTCACCAAAGAAGCCCTTGGAGCAGAGCTGATCACAGCGTGTTCCATTCCAGCCCCTGTCACAGGTGATGCAGCGTCCTTCCGTCACCTTACAGGGCTGCTGGCCCTTACAATGCCCACACCTGTGGTCAGTCAAGGAAAACAGAACAAGAATTCTCATTCCTCTTGTTTACACAAACTCCCCCATCTTATCTAGTGTAATCAGACAGTTTAAGGATCAGAAATATGATTCACTGTGATAATTGTATTTGGATGCCTAGTGTTGCTCAATTAAAGAGGGGATAAAAAGCACTGAACCGTGTTCTATTAGGGTTATAGCAACAATATTGCGTGAGAACTGTGGAAGGCAAAGTATTTGACCTGAATTGCTTTTACATGTTGGCTGATGACTATAAGATAATATGATTACCAAGCCCCAAATCTCACTTTCTTCATAAAGTAACATATTCTTATATTTAAAAGGGCTATCAGCTGCAGTATATATCAAATCTTATTTCCCATCAAAACCACAAAACTGCACCATAATATGGATCAGACAAGGGAATTGAACATTAGCCATCTGTAAAACAgcatgtttcctgtgtttttgacACGGTACATTTGctcactgcattttttttctcccacctGTTTCTGCAGTTTTGACCATAGAATCCAGCAGGACACGGTTCCCTGCAGAACTTCCCACGGTACCCTGGTGTACAGGTACATGAGCCATCCACCTGGTTGCACTTGCCGTGGACACACTGGCAGTATCGCTCACACCGTGGGCCCCAGAGCCGCTCTCGGCACTGGCAACGTCCCGTGAACTGCTCGCATGGTGAATTGTTACAGTTACACTGGATTGCACAGTTCCTCCCTGTCCAGCCAGGGTTGCACAAACATCGCCCTGTCATTGCATCACAGACTGAGTTAACGCTGCAGTAGCAGTTATTGTTGCACTGGGGACCCCAGACACCAGGGTGACAAGTGCATTTGCCCGTCTCTTGGTCACATTTGCCCTTTTGGCATAAGCACACGTTCTCGCAGTTTGGTCCCCAGCGATTGTGGTTGCAGGTGCACTCGCCGGTCAAGTCATCACACTGGCCATTGGGATGACAATTACATTTCCCCTTGCAGTCAGGGCCCCAAAACTGGGCAGGGCACTCTGTTAAATAACAGTGATGTAATCAGGAAACAGGCAAAGATTCTTCTGACTTTTCAAATGCTTAAACAGAAGTAAGAGTCTATATCCATGCTAAAGACATCTGCTATACTTAGCCACATGTTTTGAGCTAAATGAAAATACTAACATGCTAAAATACAGCTGCAACACCAAGAAGCCAAAACTCAGCAGGTATAACACGTAACATGGCTAACATACGCTAAGAGGTATTAAACCCAACATAGAGCTGAGGCTGAGAGGGCCATATTAGTGTTGCAGGTTTTTGTTACACATTCGCCCTGATCAAGGCATTAGATGAAAAGGGATCACCAAGTGCTAACCTACTGGTGGCTCTACAGGAAACATTACAGCTAAAGTCATTAGGCTTCATCCTGTGCATCTTGGGTGTTGGTGCAAAATTCCATGGCAAATCATCCAGTGGATGTTTTAGCCTGGAACTGCAACAGGAAGTGCTGGAACAAGCAACTAACAGGGTGACACTGCCATGCTATTAAGATGATTAAAGATTTGAGAGCTAACTTGAAACACTTTAGTCAAGAGGCAACAGGTAGAAATGGCCTTACTGGTGTCACAGCTTGCTCCAAAGTATCCATGACGGCAGCGACATTCATTCGGCCTGACACACACCTCATTTTCCTTGCAGGTGAAATTGCCTTCACAGAGAGCTTGGGTGAAGAAGAATAGACCAAATTATTCAAAGAGCTTGCACAATAAGCTGTATAACATGTACAGATAAATACTAGCATGCTGTATACTACATACGTGTCAGGCATTCATCCCCTAGCTGCCCCCATCCACTGCAGCACACCAATCCTGATGatctggaaaaacaaagttaTGAGGTTGAGAATGAGAAGGGAaagatgaagcacatcactaaaatacagcaaaacaaacatacatcaaAGAGGCAGCATCCACACCCAAGTCTTGCCTCTTTGATCTCACCGGTTTTACTGATGTGGCTGATGCCAAATTCTGCAAACTTACGCTGGGCATTGTACAAGACACATATGCTTAGCACATGCTTGTATAATTAACTGAATATGGGtcattcacattcacagctgTATACAGTACTTAAAAGCTGGTAACCCCTGGGCTTGAACAGTTTATCAGGTTGCTTTGCTCTGCCCAGCGTTTGGGAAAATACTAAAGGAGAAATATGAGTATTCAGAGACAATATCTTGCAGAGTAGTCTCAGGGCTGTCAGGAGCGGACACAtacatctcctcttcctcccatgCCTGTGACCTTTGTGGGGGCCCTGCAACATGTCAGCTTCCCCTTGAGATGGCAGTTTACTTTCAGTCAACAAGCATGGAGCAACACTGTTTGTTATCCTGCCAAAATAGGCATGTGGTAGAGATCACAGATCTAACCTCTGTATACTTTCACTTTTCTACTTTATGTTCATTATATGGTGGTGGGTTTAAAATGTCTTGTAGCAGTGCTCCTCCAAAATTTGACAAAACCCAGTCATGTATAGAGTTGACCCTTGTTGACCTTTAACACACTGACAATCCATTTCAGCATACAGGAAGACAGTTCAGCATACAGGAAGACAGATTATACTAATGGCTGCGTAGCATTAGTTTGCAAAGCTGTCCTTAGACTTGTCTTTCATTACTTCATAAAGAACCCACCTAACCTTTTGCCGAGGGCATCAACAGCTGCACTTACACTGATTCAAAGCtacatttttctgcatcagTATTCAAAACATCACATGGGCAAAACCATTTTTGTTCCCACACATTTTTTGGAAAAGTTGATTCTTGACAACAAAGAGCGTTGACGGCATCATCAAAAAGTGGAGTTACGATGTATTGCCAGATCAGCGAgattctgcagcagattttgtAATGTGAGGACACACTGGAAATACTGCCTAGTGATGATAAATGCTGAACTACTTCCTTCTATTCATATGAATCAagttagaaaaaataaaaacagtacgGTCATAATGGGAAAAACAAGTGGTCAGTGGAGAGTTCAAGCAATGAATGTTTAATACTGGGAGGTGggcaaaatgtcaaacttgtATAGAGCAGTGGAGTCTGGTACAATATGTATGATGCTGAAAATGCCACAACAGACAATAGGTCAGGTCTTTTTTGGTACATTTGCTGTGCctcaaaacaaaggaaaatctAGGAGATGACAACAGAACTTTAAGTTTTGGAAAAAAAGACTCCTGATTACATTTCACAGATATATGCTGTGTGTGGCCTTTCAGATAAtctattttcacttttgctCCAAGAACTCTGCCTGCACAGGAAATATTAAATTTGACTTACTTTCCATCCTCATTTGTTACAAAGTATGTAAGGAAGTCAAGTTATGTagcaaaaaacaagaaatataatAATCTATTTCTCATCACATATATAACATCATACTGGAAGATGATGCTGCATTTACTGTTTCATGCCTGCCATAATTTCAAAATGCCCATCTTTCCaacaagaaatgttttttttatatcgCCGAGGTTAACATTTGAAAGGAAGCTGTCTAGACAAGGGGGCTCCTAAAATAAAGTTGTTACTTTTTACAAATTACTCTCAGTCATCAACAGTTAACCAAAACATGTAGATTCAGAcactttaaagtttaaatttcCCCAAACTCTCTTTAAGCGTCACTTTAAAAAGTCAGCACGAATGATGTGAAGGTCACAAACagcgcccccccccccaatgaAAACAGCTCTTCTCCAGATGTACACATCTGTATGGCTGCATTTCTCATGGACTCCTCCTCCAGCTATACAGCGGAATGGGAATACGTTATAAGCAGAGAACTAAAAGGTCAATATATAATATGTGGACAATAAattcttaaaataaaacatatttaaaaagttttagcATATTGTCAGTGGTTCTCTTTCAGTTTAGTAAGAACCGCTACGACCAACGCTGCAAACAATGTCGATCTGGTCAAGTCTGTCTCATGTTCAGTTCTAAAACACATTGTTTGGTCAAGCAAATAGAGAATATCACTATACCACTTCTTTCCAACGTAACTTCAGCCCTGACTGGACTGTTCTGAAGAGAATCATCCTGAGGGGGAAATGCGGTCAAAGTACCACGAGGAAAACTTTGAAACCATTAGAGGCTTAACCATTAGTCTTACTCTCTTCTGAAGTGATGCTTACCCAGGTGCTTTGCATACATTCCTCCCTTTGGGGTTGAGTTCTTGGCCGAAACTGgagcaaaagaaaagacaaacgACCGCAACAACAGCAAAAGAGTTCTTCACTTCCATTGTACAAGCAGCAGCATCCTTCTAGGCGCCGTTGTTGCTCCGCGTTTCCCTTCTCCAAAAAGTAACGATGGGGgcttttcactgtgtttttatgcGCCACTGTCTTTCATGCACATAATCCAAATATCTTTGTTATATTGATATTAAATCCGTTTCCTTAAGGTGCTTTGAAAGGTCTTGCAGCTACACCTACGCCATCAAGAGCCTCAGCAGAGACCATTAATCCCAACGACTGGAAAAGAGTCACGAAACCACAACTCGATAATCACAGCTAATGTTTTCTTTGAGTGCGCTGTTTACTCCATTAAAGTTTCTAAAAGAGGTCATCGTGCAAAGCAGATGGGTCCAAACTCATAAGGGCTTTTTCTCCTCCAACATAAAGTCCACAGCGCGTCTGGAAACGTGTAAATTGATGGTAATCTCGGAAAGAAAACAAGGCAATTTCGCTGCCTTTCGCCTTTTCCTCTCTGAGGAGAAGCGCTTAATTCGTAGCGTTTGTCCTCTCTTGCGCTCTCAGGAGTGGCAGGAGGGAAATTCCTGATTTGTTACTCTATCTTTGGCTTTGTGCGCCATGCGTGCGCCACCAAATTTACATAGCGAGGCCTGTGCGCAACAGGCTCCGTTTAATGGCTTTGGTGAAAATGCCTTGTGGCCTAATTTTTCACTGTAACTTACAAAACGGTAATGGAGACTGTTGAGATAAAACCATTCATTTCGGACATAAGGGGTTATATTAGAGAAATGAGCTTTGTTTGCATCATTAGTGACATTTACACATCTGCGATTCATCAAACACACTTTCAAAATTACACATTTGTTGAGAACAGTATCCtactttaaaaaacagcattcaaaggtattttatttatcttttttttattggatgAGGAGAGTGTATGTGCctttagagtgtgtgtgtgtgtgtgtgtgtgtgtgtgtgtgtgtgtgtgtgagtgtgtgtggggagtGGGGCAACAGTGCAAAATCTACATGTGAGACAATGGCTCCCCCAtctgttaacacaaacaaaGTGATGGCGGCATATGGCAACTCCTGCCTCATGTTAAAGCCTGTAAATTCAAGTGAAAGGTCCATTAATGGAGCCAACAGAAacatcatgtttttattcaccATATTAGATGAATAATGACATCCAGTACTATGTGTTTTTCAACCAA
This genomic window contains:
- the scarf2 gene encoding scavenger receptor class F member 2 isoform X4; its protein translation is MEVKNSFAVVAVVCLFFCSSFGQELNPKGRNVCKAPGSSGLVCCSGWGQLGDECLTPLCEGNFTCKENEVCVRPNECRCRHGYFGASCDTKCPAQFWGPDCKGKCNCHPNGQCDDLTGECTCNHNRWGPNCENVCLCQKGKCDQETGKCTCHPGVWGPQCNNNCYCSVNSVCDAMTGRCLCNPGWTGRNCAIQCNCNNSPCEQFTGRCQCRERLWGPRCERYCQCVHGKCNQVDGSCTCTPGYRGKFCREPCPAGFYGQNCRNRCGHCKGQQPCKVTEGRCITCDRGWNGTRCDQLCSKGFFGENCQEVCPTCKDGHHCDHIHGKCSHCNPGWIGDRCEVRCPNGTYGENCENNCSHCFNGICHVATGECLCDPGFYGIYCNMTCQPGQYGVNCNQTCSCHDKNCDPVSGACYLQPNQRMGVIAAGSLVSFLLIVLLSLLCCCCLCRHKDDHNKKAKRILCGRFSRISTKLPRIPLKRQKLPKVVVAHHDLENIFNCSFIEPPSVAEQPSPSSWSSQESFSSFESGDEGPVYCVPHEESVNESKEKRSPSPTTEKSEAITNEEDAGEYTSLKDTSLTKPEGSEQPLLKSSDSDGSTSGSESTPAALYARIARLSKQPKEDDGSGKDGDGTPMPEAKRNGKPPPSPGKPKPRPPDPSTKPKVSWIHGNTTGPPQPDQQGHGAIKALALPKEKKRSYSDGSAKNEERQKMKERNHEQQKKQEGKEADAGKHKPLRGKKSGDEHSSPSHMEHINGVVQNALKKISSFHSSSSEKKTADSPKDTTKEPPKSPKVLHPHMNSEAATLLAAQLKEKTQSINRNEGTGLTKTNGLSTPKGNREKPTPPQKAKRTPSSGLSQQSSTKPLLPTSSSLQKMVSPITTDLGSPEAKSPEKQDLNGSRAGDPMLDPTPKKTPIKKPPRKKGKEGMLDTPEIKTPQQKTAIMPPQVVK
- the scarf2 gene encoding scavenger receptor class F member 2 isoform X3; translated protein: MEVKNSFAVVAVVCLFFCSSFGQELNPKGRNVCKAPGSSGLVCCSGWGQLGDECLTPLCEGNFTCKENEVCVRPNECRCRHGYFGASCDTKCPAQFWGPDCKGKCNCHPNGQCDDLTGECTCNHNRWGPNCENVCLCQKGKCDQETGKCTCHPGVWGPQCNNNCYCSVNSVCDAMTGRCLCNPGWTGRNCAIQCNCNNSPCEQFTGRCQCRERLWGPRCERYCQCVHGKCNQVDGSCTCTPGYRGKFCREPCPAGFYGQNCRNRCGHCKGQQPCKVTEGRCITCDRGWNGTRCDQLCSKGFFGENCQEVCPTCKDGHHCDHIHGKCSHCNPGWIGDRCEVRCPNGTYGENCENNCSHCFNGICHVATGECLCDPGFYGIYCNMTCQPGQYGVNCNQTCSCHDKNCDPVSGACYLQPNQRMGVIAAGSLVSFLLIVLLSLLCCCCLCRHKDDHNKKAKRILCGRFSRISTKLPRIPLKRQKLPKVVVAHHDLENIFNCSFIEPPSVAEQPSPSSWSSQESFSSFESGDEGPVYCVPHEESVNESKEKRSPSPTTEKSEAITNEEDAGEYTSLKDTSLTKPEGSEQPLLKSSDSDGSTSGSESTPAALYARIARLSKQPKEDDGSGKDGDGTPMPEAKRNGKPPPSPGKPKPRPPDPSTKPKVSWIHGNTTGPPQPDQQGHGAIKALALPKEKKRSYSDGSAKNEERQKMKERNHEQQKKQEGKEADAGKHKPLRGKKSGDEHSSPSHMEHINGVVQNALKKISSFHSSSSEKKTADSPKDTTKEPPKSPKVLHPHMNSEAATLLAAQLKEKTQSINRNEGTGLTKTNGLSTPKGNREKPTPPQKAKRTPSSGLSQQSSTKPLLPTSSSLQKMVSPITTDLGSPEAKSPEKQDLNGSRAGDPMLDPTPKKTPIKKPPRKKGKEGMLDTPEIKTPQQKTAIMPPQPIPSHGLKTSSWLLLPVSSSIAQAARTTIRLEHSRHTGSRLPPQLPQGFRQISTHTHTHTHARAHKHIQIQRKNGSY